The Candidatus Bathyarchaeia archaeon genomic sequence GCATGAGATTCTATCATGCTCCAGACTGGTATGCATACTGCAGTTTCGCAGAAAGAATTATTGATACTGTAACTGGCAGACTCATGATAAGAGGCGTAGATTACAATATTAACGCTAATGGATACGTTACTAGCATTAGGCTGGTTACCGGAAGAAGATATAAGGTCCTCTACTCAGTATATAACGAATCCGATGTGGGTAGATATGAGTGGATTATTGTTGGCAGGGATGCTGAGACGGTTGACAGCGCAGGCGCAGCCCTAGTAGCGTCGGCCTTCAAGGACAAGATAATAGAGAGTAAAGGGGAGGCGGGCGCCCACATAGGCTTGGCCGGAGCAGACATGATGGAGACAGCGGTTTGGAATGCTATGCCATGGGTTATGCGCAAGTTCGGAACAGGAAACACTAAAGAAGACTATAAGGACAATATTGGTAGGGCTGCCCTAAGAGACGACTGGTGCGAGACGTGGCCAGTTGCAAGCAGCAACATGATTGCCGTAGGCGGACCACTAGCAAACATGCTAGCATACTATGCAAACGACTTCACACCAGCCTTCTTCGGCCTAGAGGAATATGCATCAGCAGACTGGGCTGGAAGGATAATCGCATTATCATGCTGGAGCCAGAAAACATACGAGTCAAGTAAAGCAGTAGGCTATGCTGTGGTGGCAACATATAAGGACCTTAACGGAACAGTCCTATTCCTAATCTGGGGCCACTGGGGTAGAGACACATACTATGCCTGCAAGTGGTTCCATGAGGAAGGCATATACCAGCTACAGAAACTTCCGGACTGCATAACAGCGTTAATCCTAAAAATAGACTATACTGTACACGAGCCATCTGTTAGCGTAGTTGAAGTCTTAGGAACAATAAGCGAAACACTAGCACACAAAGTTAAGGGCGGAATACACTTAGACCCATAAAATCTTTAACATTCCCTATTTTATTTTTTAATTTATTTTTTAATTGTTCTCTGAGTATACAGTATACACTAATTTCTCCCCCACATCTCCTTAATGGAAGAGAACATAATGCTTGAATTGTTAATGAATTCGCCATCCTCTCTGTTTTTCAACATTTCCCTGCTAGATATATAATGCAATTATCTTAGCAGTCTCTCTTATGAGTCCTCTAATAGAACGTTTTTAACTTAATTACAATTTCAAACCGCCTTTAAGTCTCCTCGTCTCTCTTTATTGGCTCAAAATCTTTGAGTAGAAGTATTTCAGCCACGTTCTCCCCCCTCTGCTTTAATTGGCTGTCTGCCGTTATCAGCCGGGCGCCCAATCTCCTGGTAAGGTGGAGGTAGACTGAATCATATATAGTTAGTTTAGTTGCAGCAGCTAATTCTAAGATTTCCCTCAGGTCACCCCATCTAGTGGTATGAACTCTTATACCTATGTGTTCTAAAGCCTCTAGAGCTTCGATTCCATCACTAAGCTTTATTGCACCTATTATAATCGATTTTAGGATGGCCGACGCAACCTCGTAGAGTAGGAGGTGAGGCGCATAAGCCTCCACCTCCCCAGAGACCACCTTTTCCCCAACAGCTCTAGCCAGCTCTTCACAAGGCTCCCCCGGAATAACCCACTTAACAACCACACTAGCATCAACAACTATCCTAGGCTTCGCTCCCTGTCCTC encodes the following:
- a CDS encoding type II toxin-antitoxin system VapC family toxin, whose translation is MDKGGQGAKPRIVVDASVVVKWVIPGEPCEELARAVGEKVVSGEVEAYAPHLLLYEVASAILKSIIIGAIKLSDGIEALEALEHIGIRVHTTRWGDLREILELAAATKLTIYDSVYLHLTRRLGARLITADSQLKQRGENVAEILLLKDFEPIKRDEET